The stretch of DNA GACGGCCCGCCCTTGATCTGGAGCGAGGCGTCGATTCGGAAGGCCCCCCGGGCAGCGACGACGTCGCCGGCCTTGAGGCCGTCGCGGACGATCACGCGATCGCCCAGGCGCTCGCCAATCTCAATGCGTTCGGGCACATAGGCCGGCGGCTCCAGCGAGGTATCCCAGCGATAGACCATCGAGCGCGAACCGGTCCAGAGCACGGCCTCACGCGGAATGGAGAGCAGGTGTTCATCACCGACGCGCCGCTCCAGCTCCGCGCTCAGGTACATGCCCGGACGAAGTCGTCCCTCGTCGTTGGGGAGGGCAACCCTGGCAAGCATCACGCGACGCTCCGGCTCGATCTCGGGCGCCAAAAAGTCGACACGGGCCTCCACGATGTGGTCGCCCAGCGCCGGAATCCGCACGTTGGCTGGCTGCCCCACACTGACCCGCGAGATGTCCTGCTCAAAGATCTCCAGCTGAGCCCAGACTGTGTCGAGCGCCGCCAATGACACCAGGGGCTCCCCCGTGGTCACGTAATCACCGACCGAGACCAGGCGCTCTCGTACGGTTCCACTGGCCGTAGCGAAGACATCGACCGTCTTGCGGGCACTGCCCTCACTCAAAACGGCGTCGATCTGGCGCGCCCCCATGCCGAGCAGGCGCAGTTCTTCGCGCACCGCGGCGAACGAGGCCTGAGCGGCACGCTCACGCGGCACGCTGCCCGAGGCCTGAGCCGCCTCCAGATTGCGCCGCGCCTGCAAGAGCGTCTGCTGGGCGGTCAAGAGCTGTGGCGAGTAGATCCGGGCGATGCGCTGCCCGCGTTTGACCTCTTCGCCACGGGCGTTGACGTAGAGGCGCTCAATGCGGCCGCCGACCCAGGCGCTTAAGTCGACCTCGGATTTCTCACTGACCTCGATCTTCCCAAACACCTCGAAGGTATCGACCAGTGCCCCGGCCTCCACGTTGGCATTGGCGACCTGAGCCAGACGTCGGGAGCCCTCGGAGAGGCGTACCGAGGGGATGTCACTATCGCCGCCATCAGAGCCACTGGGCACCAGATCCATAAAGCAGATCGGGCAGGTTCCCGGTCCGTCCTGACGCACCTGGGGGTGCATCGGACAGACGTACTCCTGGGCCTCGTCCTGAGCGCCCTGCTCGCTAGCATGGGCGTGATCGCCATGCTCACCCTCGGCGCTATCGCCGCGGCAAGCCCCGCCCCCAAGCAGCGCCAGGCAGCCCAGCGCCACCCCCCATCGTTTCATTCTGTCATCCATCACTGACCTCGCATCGCGGGCGGATACGCCCACGGGCTGCGGACGGCAAAGAGCCCTCCGCTCAAATACTGAAGTTCGAGAAGTTGGGTGGCACGCTCCGCCTGGAGTCCAAGACGGCGAGTATGTAGCGTCCGCTCTTCGCGCACCGCGCCCAGATAGTCGGTCACGCTGCGCTCGCCAGTCTCCACGCCGATGAGCACCTGCTCGCTGAGCGCTTCGGCCAGCGGGACAAGCTCCGCCTCAAAGGCATCCAGGCGCGCGTCGGCCTGCTCCACCCGTGCCCGCGCCGACTCCATCCGGGAGAGGAGTTCACGCAGGCGCTGCGCCTGAGACTCCCCGGCGGCTTGCGCCGCGGCCTGCCAGCGCCGGGCCTCTGCGGAGTAGCGTCCGCCCCAGACCGGCAGCGCGATCGAGAACCCCACCCGAATTGCGTCGTGGCGCGGAGCGTCGTGCGCAAACATCGGCGGCATATTGGCGTAGCCGAGCATCACCTGCGGGGGCGGACGCAGCTGGCGTTCGCTGAGTTCTTCCTGAGCCCGGGCCGCCGAGGCCTGCGCCTCGAAGATCGCCAGCGCCGGGGCCCCCTCTTCGATCATCGCGCGCAACTGCTCGCGCGAGGGAAGCTCCGGCGACCAGGTCAGGATCGACGCCACGTTTTCAAGCGAGATATCCTCGGGCGCCTGCCCCAGCAATTGGGCCAGTCGACCGCGAGATCCGGCGAGCAGGCCTTCTTGTTCGCGACGTTGGTCGACGAGGTTTTCTTCGGCCAGGCGCAGGCGGTAGAGATCGGAGTGCTCTCGCTCGGTGGTCGCCAGCGTGGTCTCGAGCACCTGGAGGACATCCGACACCAGCGCCTGCTCCTCCTCGAGCAGGCGGATCATCTCGGTGGTGCGGGCGATGTTCACCAGTTCCACGCGCAGATCGCGCAGGGCGCCGTGAGCCGCCGCCCGTTCCTCGGCGCGAGCGCCGCGTTCCCGGGCCAGCGCCGGGGCCGCCTGCGCCTTACGAGTAGCCGCCCAGGGCAGCGTTTGCATCAGCGTGACCATATGACTGGTGGTCATATGGCTGGCCCAGGGCGTACTGATCTCAGCCATGTACTCGACACGAGGCTCCGGCCAGCGCCCCTCTTCCACATCGGCGGAGATCGCAGCTTCATCAGCGCGCAGCCCGGCTGCGCGCACTTCAGGATGTAATTCGAGCGCGCGCTGGTCCAGCGCGGCCATGGAGAGCGAAGCTTCCTCAAGCTCCTGAGCGGCAAGCGGGAGAGACAGACATACTGTCAGCCCGAGCGCGCTCATCCATGATGCCGTCGCCAGCCAGGTGCGCCGAGAATCGGTTGCCATTGCAACACCTCTCGGGCCCAGACAGGGGCCCAATCCTCGCGATACCGGTCTGAGACGTGGGTGCACGTCTGACCCTGACTCAGCATCGCGCGTTCATTGGGAACACAGGACGAGTTGGACGGTGGGCGCTCTACAGAGCGCGCGCCTCATCAAAGGCGCGCGACATCAGATGCGCAGCGTCTGCACTCGGAGGTAGGTCGGTTGGGGATGCTCCGGAAGGGAGCCGTGGGGAGGGGCGCGGTCCAGCCCCGCGCTCGCAAACACCGGCCCGGGGGAAACCCCAGCCGCAGCCAGGTGTCCGGGCTCGGGGAGTTCCAACACCAGCGGGGTGCCGGTGCGCTCCAGGCGCAGGTCGCCGGCCGCCATGGCCGCCGAGTTTTCAGCGGTCAGCGGTACATCCGGCGCCGAATCGACCGCATCACAACCGCAGCAGCAGCTCTGCTCCTCCTCGGGCTCATCACCGTGCGAGCAGTCACAGGAGGTCTCGGCGTGTTCGGCCTCGGAGCTGACAGGTTCGCTGGCCTCAGCCGGCGCACAGAGACAGGGCACACCCAGCGCGATCGTAAAGATCGCGACCAGCAGCGGGCCGATCAGAGTCTCAATGCGCAGGTTCAAAGGCATGCAAACGCTCCAGGGTTGGCGACGGAGGTGTCGCCGGATTCTGTTGCAACACTAATGCCCTCGTTCTTATTCGTCCAGACCTTCACAAAAGGTACTTCCCGATTCCGTGGACTCCAGGGCTCGCCAGATCGCCCGACTAAGTTCGGCGGCGTCTCCCCCGTGAAAGTGATGCTCCGCGGCGGACGCCCCCTGCTCGAAGATCACGACGCTGCCGATGAGACAGGGACCGGCAAAAAAGACCCAGGTCCCGGAACGCGCCATGGGCCGACGCTCGATCACGCGGCCGGCACGATCGCGAATATGCAGCAGATGCTCGCTGGTGCCGGTCTTTCCCCCCACCTCCCAGCGCTCTCCGTCGACGCTCCAGGGCCCCTCCGAGGCGTGCCCCGTACCGCGCTCGGCCACCCGAATCAGCAGCGCCTCCACCGCCCGGGCGACCTCGGGGCTAAACGCGCGTTGGGCCGGGCCACCGGCGGCGCGAAACCAGGTCTCATACGGGGTCTGCTCATAGAGGCGTGCGCTCTCAATCATCCGCAGCTCAGGCACGACCCCGCCGGCGCGCACCGCCGCCACCAGGCGCGCCAGCGCCGCCGGCCGATCCCCGGAGCTTCCCAGCGCGGTGGCCAGCGAGGGGGTCAGACGCTCAAAGGGGTAGCCGGCCAGGGCCCATTGCTCTCGCAACAGTTCAAAGACGCGGGCTTCCATGGCGTAGGTGATGCCGCGGCGCGTCTCGAGCGCGCTGGTGTGGGCGTCGATCCAGTCGATCTGGCGGGCCCGGGCCTCTCGGGTCGCGAGCATCACCTCGGAGAGCGAGGCATCGGGGGCCTGGGTCAGGGCGGCGATGGCCGCCAGCTCCAGCGGGTCCTGCGCATCCCACCCATCGGGGCTGGCGTCCGGGCCGGGGTCCGCCCCGCAGCGGGCCCGCAGCGCCGCCGGAGGCGGCGAGTGGGCTCCGGGGAGAAGTGCGAGCCGCAGGCGCGCGCAGCGCTCGGGCGTGGCATCCAGACCGTCCAGGGCCAGGGCAACCATCGCATCGGGGGTCTTGCCGTGGTGGCGGAAATAGGCCTCGCGCACCAGGCGCGCCGCGGCCATCTCCAGATGCTGATCGCGCAACGCCTCGTACTCCGGATGATCGCCGGCCAGCACCGCGTCGATGGGAGCATCAAAGAGACGATGCGCATGAAAGGCCACCAGCTCCTCCATCACGCGCACAAAGGGGAGGTTGGCCGAGGCCACAAAGGCCGAGGCCACGTTAAAGGTGCGGGTGTTATGGCCGGGGTTCACGTTTTGAAACTCATGAGGGCCGCCGCCGGTATAAAAGACCTGATCCGGGTCGGCGGAGACCCGACGTTGCAGCGCGCGTTGCAAGAGCTCATCGAGCCCCAGCTCGGGGTTCTTTTGAAGCTCCCGGGCGACAAAGCGCCCCAGAGGGTCGGTGGTGGACGCCCTGCCCCGATCACGCATCTCGCGATACGCCTGCTCCACGGCGTTAAGGTAGGAGATCAGCACCCGTAACTTGGCGGTGGATCCGAGATCCAGGCGCCCTTCGGTAGCCAGATCGACGGCGCGGGGATCGGTGTCGACGATGGCCCGCGGCTCCAGGCGCCCCGGTGCGTGGGCATAGACCGCGACACTCACCCGCGAGGGCCAGGAGCGCTCCCCCAGTTCGCGCTCCAGGGCCTGCTGGAGTTCGGCGTCAAAGGTCGTCTGCACCCGGGCATCGCGCGTTCGCATCGAGGATTGGTCCTCCCCGCTGATCGCACTCCAGCGACGCGCGGAAAGCCCGGCCAAATGTGTATCACCCCGCGCCACGGGAAGGCGCCGGGGGCTCTCGGCCAGGGTGAGCGTTCGCGAGGCGATGATGTAGCCCTGCTCGCGGGGCATCTTCCCCGCTGCCACAAGGTCATCGACCAGGCCATCGACGCGACTCTCCAGGCGCTCCAGCCCCCGGGGGAGGTAGCGCGCCGGGCGTTGCTGGGCGAGTATCAGCGAGAGAAGTTCGCGTTGGATTTGGGCGCGCTGGGCGTCGCTGGCGTCGCCGTAGAGGGCCCACTCCACCTCATTAAGGCTGCGCCCGTACCAGGCCCACATCCCTTCGGCGACGCCCTGGATCGGCCCGTAGCCTGCGCGGTGCCCCAGCGGCACAGAATTGAGCCAGTCGGTGACCAGCTGCTGCGACCAGCTCTGAGCGTCGCGCCCGTGGCTGTAGGCGCGCAACCAGGCGGTCAGGGTCTGCCGGGCCTTCTCGGAGGTCGAGTGGGTACGCCCACCTGGCGAGTGGCGAAACTTCTCCATCTGCACCGCCAGCGTGGAGCCACCGATGGCGCGATGTCCCGAATCGACACGGGCGCGCACCTGGCTCAGCGTGGCCACCCCCAGCCGGGTCCAATCCACCGCCGGGTTGGTGTACGCATGCGCACGGTTATCGAGCGCCCGATTCTCGAGCACGATCGCCGCGTCGCGGGCCAGCTGCGGGGGCGTCTCCCAGATGACATGAGGGAAACGCCAGGCCTCCAGCGTGCGCCCGACGCGATCATCGATATGGAGCCCGGCCTGCGGCCGGAGTTCATAGATCGGATAAGTCCAAGCGCGGTGAGCCCAGCGCTGGGTCACCAGAGTCGGTCGAGCCGCGGCAACCACCTTGAATCCCAGACTCTCCAGGCGTTCGGCCCGCTTGAGATGCCCGGCATACCCGCGGGCCTGATCCCAGGGACCACCGGGCGCCGAAAGCGCCGGCGGACGCTCACTCAACGCCACCGCCGGCGAGGTCACCACCCCGGAGGCCAGCTGCGCGCCCAGGGCGGATTGCAGCGCGGAGGTGCGTACCTCCTGCCACACCACCACAAGCCCGGTCAGACAAACCAACCCCAGCGCAACCGGTATCGAAAGCCACCACGGTGCTCGCTCCATCCTCGCCCCCTGCGCACTCTCAGCGCTCTGCGGGCATCTTCAGGGAGACAACCCGGTGTCATCTCCTCCCCCTGAATCTAGTCACCCGGAGCCCGGCGTCTGATCGCCCATGACCTGATGGCGTGGATCCTCAATATCGTACTTGGGCCGAACCACCGCCCCCTCCCCGGGCGCAATCCCCGAGCCAATGCGCCGAGCCCACACCTGGGTGAGCTCCGCCCCAAAGAGCACGATAACCCAGGAGTAGTAGATCCAGGTCAGAATCACCGCGAGTGTGCCCGCCGCCCCAAAAATGGAACCCACCCCCGAGCGGGCCAGATACGTGCTGATGCCAAACTTGCCCACCCCGAAGAGGATCGAGGTCATCGCCGCGCCCACCCAGACATCGCGCCAGGCCATCTGCACGTCGGGCAACACCTTGTACATCGAGCCAAACACCGCCGTGAAAAAGATCAGCCAGACCAGGCTATCCCCCACCCGCCAGATCCACAGCGGGGTGGTGACCAGATCCGCAAAAGAACTCTCCACCACGGCGATGACCGAGCCGACCAGCAGCGAGCCCATCAGCAGCACGCCAAAAAAAAGCACCATCGAGAAGGCAAAAAGCCGGCGCTTGATCGTGTAGAGGATTCCCTTGTCGGGATCGGATTGCACCCGCCAGATCATGTTGAGGGTGTCCTGCAGCGCGGCAAAGATCGCCAGCGCCCCAAAGACCATCGTGCCCAGACTGACGAGCATCGGCATCAAGCCCGAGTCGTTGATCCGCACCCCGCGCAGCATCTCCTCGATGAACTCGGCGGCATCGAGCCCCACAAATTCCTCCAGCTCCCCGACGACCTGCCCCTGCACGGCGGCCTCCCCGAACGCCAGCCCCGCCACCGCGATGCCGATCACCAGGAGGGGCGCCATCGAAAAAACTGAATAAAACGCCAGCGCCGCCGCCAAACGCAGGGCGTTGTCGTCGCTCCATTCACGCGCGGCCTCGCCAATAAACGTAAAAAAGGGCATCACTGGCGCCAAGACTTTGCGTGCGCGTGCCTTGATTTCCATGCCGCCATTCCTTAAATTTCGCGGTCACCAATGTTGACAGTTTCTGTGTCGTGTCGGTGGCAGCAATCTCACCACTGCCAGGACCTCCGTCAACCGCAGGTAGGCTCACCCATCGCCCCGGGTATGGCGAGCCGACACTTCGATCGGCGTCCCCCTCTCCGATCCCGGTCGCGCAATGCGACCTGTTGTATCTCCCCTTTGAAGTAGAGCTGTATGATGTCCTCGATGTTTAAGTCGTTCCTCAGTCGTGACTTTGACTACTCCCCCCTTCATCGCCTCCTGGAAATCGTGGCCATCCTGAGCTTCTTCGGGCTGGTCGTGATCATCAGCATGAGAGCCTTCCACGGGCTCTCGGTGCTGGGCTGGCAGACCGCCGCCTGGCTGGTGCCCCTGACCGCGGCGCTCGGCTACGTCGGGGCTGACTTTGCCTCGGGCTTTGTGCACTGGATGGGGGACACCTTCGGCAGCGAAGACACGCCTATTCTTGGCGAGCGATTCGTCAAGCCCTTCCGCGATCATCACACCCACCCCCAGGGTATCTGCGAGCACGACTACGTGACGGTCAACGGCAACAACTCGATCGTGCTGGCGCTTTACATGATCCCGATCGCCCTCTTTTTCACCGATCCCACGCAGATCTGGCAGCTGCTCGTGCTCGCCTGCTCGGTGACTTTCACCTGCGGCGTGTTCATGACCAACCAGTTCCACAAGTGGGCGCACATGAGCGACCCGCCCGCCTACATCCGCCTGCTGCAGCGTTTCAACCTGATCCTGACGCCGACGAACCACGATTTTCACCACACCGCGCCTTACGACACCTACTACTGCATCACCTGCGGGTGGCTGAACCCGATCCTCGAGCGTCTGAAATTCTTCGAAACGCTGGAAAGCGTGGCCCGGAGCACCTTCGGCATCAAGACGGTCAACGATCAGCCCGACGCGATCCGCAAGCAGGCCTGAACCCGGCCCGCGGCTAACTCCCCTTCTCCCTCCTCCATGAGGGCAAAGCCCCGACACGCGCAGACTCGCCAGTCTAAAGAGCCCAAAGACGCATTGAGAGGGGCCTTACCGGGGCCCCTCTCAATGCGCGAAAGCATCGCCGTTCTCTCCAGGAGAGCCCACAAGCAGACGCGAAGGACATCGACAGCGCCAGAGTGTCTCGTTTGATGCGCGAAGGCCCTGCCGAGCCCCTGAGGCCTGCCAGCGGGTCGTGTTTCGGCCTTACTCCGTGGGGCACAAGAAGGGGGATCGGGCGAGCGAGCTCCGCCCTCCCCCCCTTTTGAGTCTCAGGCTCCGAACTTATTGAAACGACGAGCCTCGGCCAGCGCCAGCGGCAGGAGGTCGCGCGACGCCCGCAGCCCCATGGTGCCACGCAACACCTCGCGCTCGCTAAACGCCTCCACGCCGCCACCGAGCACCGTCTTCGACCACAACGCCGTGGGGATCGGGTGCCAGGAGTGATCGCCCAGCACCGCCGGCGTGCAGTGGTCACCGGTGAGCGCGATCACATCAAAGCCCATCTCGGTCACCTTCTTAAAAAGCGGGTCACAGGACTCAAACACCCCGACCTTGCCATCGAAATCAAAGACGTGGGCATAGCCGTCGGTCTCTTTGATGTGCAGGTAGAAGAAGTCGTAGTCGTCAAAGGCCTCTTCCAGCGCCTTGACCTCATCGGCGTGCTCCATCGAGCCGACGTCGAGCACATCCATCCCCACCAGACGCGCGATGCCCTTGTACATCGGGTAGGTCGCGATGGCGGCGGCCTTAATGCCGTAGAGTTCTTCCAACGTGGGGATCTTTGGCGCTGCACCGATGCCCCGCAGCAACACGGTGTTGGCCTCGGGCTCGTCGGCCAGGATGCGAGTCGCCTGAGCGATGATCTCGTTGACGAGCGCGGCGGAGCGCTCGGCCTCCGGATGCTCGGCCTCCACCGGCTTCGGCGGCACCCCGCTCTTCTGGGGGTCAGCGTCACTAAGGCCGCCGACCAGGCCCGGTCCACGCAAGAGCAGCGCAAAGCGGTGCTCCTTGCCCGGGTACACATAGACCTCGTAGCCCTCCACCGAGAGCTCCCGACTCAACAACTCACACACTCGCCGGCTCTCGGGGGTGGCGATTTTGTTGGCCCGGCGATCGGAGATGACCGCTTTATCTCCGCGGTGCTCCAGAGTTGCGAAGTTCCCACGCATGGCCAGGTCTCCGGCCTGAATCTCGACGCCCTGTACCAGCTCACCACCGTGGAAGACATCTTCTGCGCCGAGCACCTCGAGCACGCCGCGCGGCAGGTCAAACTGGTCCAGCGGGTAACCAAAAAGCGAGAGATGCCCCGGACCGCTCCCGGGAGTTACCCCGGCACCGTGGGGCACCAGCCCGCCACAGCTGGCCGAGCGCGCAAAGGCATCGATCGCCGGGATATTCGCCGTCTCCAGCTCGGTTTTTCCCGTCTCCGGGTGTGGCAATCCCCCGATGCCGTCGAACACCCAGAAGAGGATCTTGCTCTGATTCTTGATGACGAGTTCCTGCAACAACTTGATGCGCTCCATGGCACCTCCACAGATAAGGAGTTCACGATCGTAAGTAGGATGTAAAAGGGTAGAGCGAGGTTTCGGGCAGGCTCAGCCAACGCCCTGCCCCTTCAGGCTCATTGATTGGTATCTGCCGGGTTCGGCGAGATCCCCTTCTCGATGATCTGCTCATAGCGCGTCAGGCGGCGTTGGCCTTCGGCGTTGTCCGGCTCGATCTCGAGCACGCGGCGCACCGCGTCTCGGGCCTCCGCCCACTGCCCGCGGCGCTCGGCCAGCTCCGACTGCTTCAAAAAGAGGGGGATGGCGTGAGCGAGCTTGTACTCGGGCATGATCCGGGTGCGATAGCCGTGGCGTGTGGCGCGTTTGGCCAGCGCGGCATAGGCCGCCTCCACCCGTTCGTTGATCTCGCGCACCCGTTGATGAACCTCGTCCTCCAGTTCGGCCGGAATGCGTGAGGGATCAAACTGAGCCTTAAGCTCTCCGTAGGCCTTTTCAATGACCTCGGAATAGCTCGACCAGTGGACGTTCAGCACTTCGAAGTAACTGGCCTTATGCACGCTCAGGTACTTCACAGTGACGTTCTCGCGCAGGCGTTCGCGCACCACCGTCTGATGCAGCGAGCGATCAAAGCGCAGCAAACCCATCCTGTGCAGGGCAAAGACCACCGCGAAGGTCTCGGCCGGCGGGAGCGCGCTCTCGGTGAGCACCTCGCGCAAACGACGACGCCCATTGAGCACCTTATCGACCAGGCGCAGCTGAGCCGCAGCGCTGAGCGCCCGCTCCAGCCGGTCTCGCTCCTGGATCAGGATCTCCGGGTAGGTATCGAGTTCCGGGGCCATCACCTGATCGCGCTCGCTCGCCATGCACTGGGTGAGCCCGCGCAGCAGACGCTCGTAGATGACGCGCTCCACGGCCAGGTGCACGCGCAGCGGAGGCTTGGGCAAAAAGTCTGCCGGAAGCGCCGCGGCGTCGAAGATCGCCACATCGCCGCTGCGCTCCTCACAGAATTCGCGCAGCAAAAAAGTCAGGCGCCCCGAGATGGCGTGTCGAATGCGATCCGGGTCGAGAATGTCGAGTTCCAGCAGGCTGCGGGCCAGGGGCGAGTTGAACTCGTCGGCATGAGCCGCCGCCATGGCGAGCTGGCGCTTGGTGATGCGCCGGGCCGCCTGCAGCATCGGCCCGAGCTCCGCGCCGGGAGCACGAGGGAGACTGCTCATCTCCACCATATAGCCGCTCTCAAAGAGGAGCTGACGCTGAGACGTGCCACTGCGATGCACCAGGGCACCGGTAAACCCACTGGCCGAGAGCTGGAGCAGCACATCGAGCACGCGCTCACCGGCCAGCGCTTCCACGCGGTCCGGGTCGCCATCAGGCTCAAACCAGGGCGGCGCCGGTCCGTAAAATTCTCGGGTGATGAACCCGGACTTCATCGACTGCATCGTCGAGCGCACCACATCCATATCGGGATCGGGCACATCAAAGCGCCGGCGCCCCGCGGACTGCATCGTACGCGTGACCGAGCCACGCCCTGCGCCAAAGCCCGAATAAGAGCGCGCGGCGTCGTCGACCGGCGCCGGATGGGTGGAGGGCACCTCGGTGACCGACGTCTCCCGGGCGGCCTGTGCCTCGGCCTCGCGCTGGCGATCGTCGGCGACCGCCTGCAGCGTCACGCGATCTTCGCGGCTGAGTCCCGAGACCTCAATCGCCGTGCCGCGCTCCGACTGATGGACCACCCGGGCGCGGGCCTCCACCTCCAGGTGGGCGTGCGGGAAGCTGAGCTTTACCTGAACGATGTCGTTGAGCCCCGGGGGATCATCGAGCTGCACCAGCACCGCCCCGACCTCCAGAATCTGATGCAGGAGACTGTCGATCAGCGCCTCGGTATCGGCCACGATTTCAACATCGGCGCGGATCAACCCGCCTTGATGCGTGGACGCCACCGGGCTGGCCACCTCGCGCTCCATGCGTCCGGTCCACCCCTCGGGCGAACGCTGCGGAGCCGGGGCCTTCTCCAGCCGAGTCAACACCTCCTCAAAGACGGCGCGCACCCCCGGGCCGCGCAGCTCCCCGAAACGCTCGGACATCAAGCGTTCCAGGGCGTTGATGAGCGCTTGCTCGTCACTCGACCAATGGCTCTGAGACATGGAGGTTCCGGGCGTTACTGGAGGCTGGGAGACGAGTGTCGTGCGACATCGTTCCAAGGGCCCGTGAACGTGTCAATCCTGCTCTTCGGAGTTTCCACGATCGGCCTTCGGGTCTTTCGAGGAGTCGTCTTTCGAGGAGTCGTCTTTCGAGGAGTCGTCCTCCGCCGAACTCCCGGACTCGCCATCTTCGTGCTCCGCCGGGTCGCCGGTCTGCCCATCTTCCGAAGCGGGCCCATCGACCGCGGCGTCGCTTGGCGATTTAGTCTCCGCGTTTCCGGAAATCTCCTCATCCCATGTTGTCGCATCGTCGGTGATCACGCGGGCGCGTACGTGCATTTGCGCCGGAGCCATCGGCTTGCCGGTGAAGAAGGACGTGCGTTCATACCAGGCAAAGATGTCGGGCAGCAGCACCTTGAGCGCCCCGGTGACCGGAATCGCCAGGAGAATCCCCATCAGCCCGGCGATGTTGCCGCCGAGCAAGAGCACGATGATCACGGTCACCGGCTTGAGTCCGACCTTTTCGCCCACGATCCGGGGCGTAATCAGGTAGCTCTCCAGCAGCTGCACCGAGGTGAACACGATACCCACGCCCAGCAGCGCGCCAAAGCCGCTCCACTGAATCAACACCACCAGCACCGCCAGCAGCGTGCCCACCGCAAACCCGAAATAAGGGATCACGTTGAGGAACCCGGCCAGGATGCCGATGACCACCCCCGACTGCACATCCAGCCCGAAGGCCCCGTACACAATCGCCAGACCGAGGGCGTACATCCCGGCCAGAATCATCGCGACCTGAATCTGACCGCGGAACCACTGCCCCACGGCCTGATCCATATCCTGGAGACGATCGATGAAGTGATCATGGCGATGCGGCGGGATAAAGCGCACCAACGCGCGCCGGCCCCGATCAAAGTCATGCAAAAAATAGATCGTAAAGAGCGGGATCATCACCGCGTTAATCA from Lujinxingia litoralis encodes:
- a CDS encoding AI-2E family transporter, whose translation is MSEQSSSRPGEAGSPRLDAGSQWERFGRYPYLLSKLLFFGLLLGGFFWVLGKFSAVLLPIFVSLLFAYLLDPAIDKLEARGIRRGVGIVLVLTVGVLVVTLFALFLYPTLANQARLIADHFPALLTSLETKALPWIERTFGLELPSTVSAAMERYGAQIREALPTIGQHVGSVLTNAVTRTGAVVASLINAVMIPLFTIYFLHDFDRGRRALVRFIPPHRHDHFIDRLQDMDQAVGQWFRGQIQVAMILAGMYALGLAIVYGAFGLDVQSGVVIGILAGFLNVIPYFGFAVGTLLAVLVVLIQWSGFGALLGVGIVFTSVQLLESYLITPRIVGEKVGLKPVTVIIVLLLGGNIAGLMGILLAIPVTGALKVLLPDIFAWYERTSFFTGKPMAPAQMHVRARVITDDATTWDEEISGNAETKSPSDAAVDGPASEDGQTGDPAEHEDGESGSSAEDDSSKDDSSKDDSSKDPKADRGNSEEQD
- a CDS encoding phosphoglycerate mutase (catalyzes the interconversion of 3-phosphoglycerate and 2-phosphoglycerate; this enzyme does not require the cofactor 2,3-bisphosphoglycerate as a phosphate donor; BPG-independent PGAM; aPGAM): MERIKLLQELVIKNQSKILFWVFDGIGGLPHPETGKTELETANIPAIDAFARSASCGGLVPHGAGVTPGSGPGHLSLFGYPLDQFDLPRGVLEVLGAEDVFHGGELVQGVEIQAGDLAMRGNFATLEHRGDKAVISDRRANKIATPESRRVCELLSRELSVEGYEVYVYPGKEHRFALLLRGPGLVGGLSDADPQKSGVPPKPVEAEHPEAERSAALVNEIIAQATRILADEPEANTVLLRGIGAAPKIPTLEELYGIKAAAIATYPMYKGIARLVGMDVLDVGSMEHADEVKALEEAFDDYDFFYLHIKETDGYAHVFDFDGKVGVFESCDPLFKKVTEMGFDVIALTGDHCTPAVLGDHSWHPIPTALWSKTVLGGGVEAFSEREVLRGTMGLRASRDLLPLALAEARRFNKFGA